In Caloenas nicobarica isolate bCalNic1 chromosome 27, bCalNic1.hap1, whole genome shotgun sequence, one DNA window encodes the following:
- the ARRDC2 gene encoding arrestin domain-containing protein 2 isoform X2 gives MQPPGRVRSLSVELDAGRPWGAYGSGELLRGRVRLELRGTLRLRALEVHARGRATAHWLESHSVGLNTIYRDYTAYQTFLHRRCQLVPDNGEVTVLQAGRHEFPFTFQLPETLATSFEGKHGSVRYWVKAKLHRPWATVKKVKKEFTVIEPIDINTPALLAPQAGAKEKLARAWYCNRGQVSVTAKIDRKGYTPGEVIPIFAEIDNCTSRAVVPKAAIIQTQTFIARGTKKQKKSVVTSMVGDSIAAGKREVWHGRALKIPPVGPSILQCRIIQVEYCLKVCVDIPGTSKLLLELPLVIGTIPLHPFGSRTSSVSSQYSVNLDWLSSIPEQPEAPPEYSAVVSGSDAEQSLAPPCRSELGSVLEGPFFAYIQEFRFRPPPLYSEVDPNPASDHIRPRCMTC, from the exons ATGCAGCCCCCGGGCCGCGTGCGGAGCTTGTCAGTGGAGCTGGACGCCGGCAGACCGTGGGGTGCGTATGGCAGCGGGGAGCTGCTGCGCGGCCGCGTGCGGCTGGAGCTGCGCGGCACGCTGCGGCTGCGGGCGCTGGAGGTGCACGCTCGCGGCCGCGCCACCGCGCACTGGCTGGAGAGCCACAGCGTGGGGCTCAACACCATCTACCGGGACTACACCGCCTACCAGACCTTCCTGCACCGCCGCTGCCAGCTCGTCCCCG ACAATGGCGAGGTCACTGTCCTGCAGGCGGGAAGGCACGAGTTCCCCTTCACCTTCCAGCTCCCTGA GACCCTGGCGACCTCTTTCGAGGGGAAGCACGGCAGCGTGCGCTACTGGGTGAAAGCCAAACTGCACAGGCCCTGGGCGACGGTGAAGAAGGTGAAAAAGGAGTTCACCGTGATCGAGCCCATCGACATCAACACGCCGGCACTGCTG gctccCCAGGCAGGTGCTAAGGAGAAACTTGCTCGTGCCTGGTACTGCAATCGTGGCCAGGTCTCTGTCACTGCCAAGATTGATAGAAAAGGCTACACCCCAG GTGAGGTCATCCCTATCTTTGCGGAGATCGACAACTGCACCAGCCGAGCGGTGGTGCCCAAGGCGGCCATCATCCAGACTCAGACCTTCATCGCGCGGGGCACCAAGAAGCAGAAGAAGTCGGTGGTGACCAGCATGGTCGGGGACTCCATCGCGGCGGGGAAGCGGGAGGTGTGGCACGGGCGGGCGCTGAAGATCCCGCCGGTGGGTCCCTCCATCCTGCAGTGCCGCATCATCCAGGTGGAATATTGCCTGAAG GTTTGTGTGGATATTCCTGGGACATCCAAGCTGCTCCTCGAGCTGCCGCTTGTCATCGGAACGATCCCGCTGCATCCGTTCGGGAGCCGCACGTCCAGCGTCAGCAGCCAGTACAGCGTCAACCTGGACTGGCTGAGCAGCATCCCGGAGCAGCCGGAGG CTCCCCCTGAATACTCGGCGGTCGTGTCCGGCTCGGACGCcgagcagagcctggctccgcCGTGCCGCAGCGAACTCGGCAGCGTCCTGGAAGGTCCTTTCTTCGCCTATATCCAGGAGTTTCGCTTCCGACCACCTCCACTGTATtcagag GTTGATCCAAACCCCGCTTCGGATCACATCCGTCCGCGCTGCATGACCTGTTGA
- the ARRDC2 gene encoding arrestin domain-containing protein 2 isoform X3, producing the protein MLSAPWGAQPDPLPLQGTPTRNWAPPLLWVLPGREAALENSCGDNGEVTVLQAGRHEFPFTFQLPETLATSFEGKHGSVRYWVKAKLHRPWATVKKVKKEFTVIEPIDINTPALLAPQAGAKEKLARAWYCNRGQVSVTAKIDRKGYTPGEVIPIFAEIDNCTSRAVVPKAAIIQTQTFIARGTKKQKKSVVTSMVGDSIAAGKREVWHGRALKIPPVGPSILQCRIIQVEYCLKVCVDIPGTSKLLLELPLVIGTIPLHPFGSRTSSVSSQYSVNLDWLSSIPEQPEAPPEYSAVVSGSDAEQSLAPPCRSELGSVLEGPFFAYIQEFRFRPPPLYSEVDPNPASDHIRPRCMTC; encoded by the exons ATGCTGAGTGCACCCTGGGGTGCTCAGCCAGAccctctccctctgcagggcaCCCCGACTAGGAACTGGGCTCCCCCTTTGCTGTGGGTGCTCCCGGGCAGGGAAGCAGCGTTAGAAAACTCCTGCGGAG ACAATGGCGAGGTCACTGTCCTGCAGGCGGGAAGGCACGAGTTCCCCTTCACCTTCCAGCTCCCTGA GACCCTGGCGACCTCTTTCGAGGGGAAGCACGGCAGCGTGCGCTACTGGGTGAAAGCCAAACTGCACAGGCCCTGGGCGACGGTGAAGAAGGTGAAAAAGGAGTTCACCGTGATCGAGCCCATCGACATCAACACGCCGGCACTGCTG gctccCCAGGCAGGTGCTAAGGAGAAACTTGCTCGTGCCTGGTACTGCAATCGTGGCCAGGTCTCTGTCACTGCCAAGATTGATAGAAAAGGCTACACCCCAG GTGAGGTCATCCCTATCTTTGCGGAGATCGACAACTGCACCAGCCGAGCGGTGGTGCCCAAGGCGGCCATCATCCAGACTCAGACCTTCATCGCGCGGGGCACCAAGAAGCAGAAGAAGTCGGTGGTGACCAGCATGGTCGGGGACTCCATCGCGGCGGGGAAGCGGGAGGTGTGGCACGGGCGGGCGCTGAAGATCCCGCCGGTGGGTCCCTCCATCCTGCAGTGCCGCATCATCCAGGTGGAATATTGCCTGAAG GTTTGTGTGGATATTCCTGGGACATCCAAGCTGCTCCTCGAGCTGCCGCTTGTCATCGGAACGATCCCGCTGCATCCGTTCGGGAGCCGCACGTCCAGCGTCAGCAGCCAGTACAGCGTCAACCTGGACTGGCTGAGCAGCATCCCGGAGCAGCCGGAGG CTCCCCCTGAATACTCGGCGGTCGTGTCCGGCTCGGACGCcgagcagagcctggctccgcCGTGCCGCAGCGAACTCGGCAGCGTCCTGGAAGGTCCTTTCTTCGCCTATATCCAGGAGTTTCGCTTCCGACCACCTCCACTGTATtcagag GTTGATCCAAACCCCGCTTCGGATCACATCCGTCCGCGCTGCATGACCTGTTGA
- the ARRDC2 gene encoding arrestin domain-containing protein 2 isoform X1, with protein sequence MIFDRVKRFLLVLEGAERDGPVAFSPGQAVTGRVVLELAAPARLGALSLRAMGAACVHWTESRSAGSSTAYTQSYSDQVEFLNHRDTLLAPPDNGEVTVLQAGRHEFPFTFQLPETLATSFEGKHGSVRYWVKAKLHRPWATVKKVKKEFTVIEPIDINTPALLAPQAGAKEKLARAWYCNRGQVSVTAKIDRKGYTPGEVIPIFAEIDNCTSRAVVPKAAIIQTQTFIARGTKKQKKSVVTSMVGDSIAAGKREVWHGRALKIPPVGPSILQCRIIQVEYCLKVCVDIPGTSKLLLELPLVIGTIPLHPFGSRTSSVSSQYSVNLDWLSSIPEQPEAPPEYSAVVSGSDAEQSLAPPCRSELGSVLEGPFFAYIQEFRFRPPPLYSEVDPNPASDHIRPRCMTC encoded by the exons ATGATTTTCGATCGCGTTAAACGCTTCTTGCTGGTGCTGGAGGGTGCGGAAAGGGACGGACCGGTGGCTTTCAGCCCCGGGCAGGCGGTGACGGGCCGGGTGGTGCTGGAACTGGCGGCCCCGGCGCGACTCGGAGCCCTGAGCCTGCGGGCGATGGGCGCTGCCTGCGTGCACTGGACCGAGTCCCGCAGCGCCGGCTCCAGCACCGCCTACACCCAGAGCTACAGCGACCAGGTGGAGTTTCTCAACCACCGAGACACGCTGCTGGCACCCCCAG ACAATGGCGAGGTCACTGTCCTGCAGGCGGGAAGGCACGAGTTCCCCTTCACCTTCCAGCTCCCTGA GACCCTGGCGACCTCTTTCGAGGGGAAGCACGGCAGCGTGCGCTACTGGGTGAAAGCCAAACTGCACAGGCCCTGGGCGACGGTGAAGAAGGTGAAAAAGGAGTTCACCGTGATCGAGCCCATCGACATCAACACGCCGGCACTGCTG gctccCCAGGCAGGTGCTAAGGAGAAACTTGCTCGTGCCTGGTACTGCAATCGTGGCCAGGTCTCTGTCACTGCCAAGATTGATAGAAAAGGCTACACCCCAG GTGAGGTCATCCCTATCTTTGCGGAGATCGACAACTGCACCAGCCGAGCGGTGGTGCCCAAGGCGGCCATCATCCAGACTCAGACCTTCATCGCGCGGGGCACCAAGAAGCAGAAGAAGTCGGTGGTGACCAGCATGGTCGGGGACTCCATCGCGGCGGGGAAGCGGGAGGTGTGGCACGGGCGGGCGCTGAAGATCCCGCCGGTGGGTCCCTCCATCCTGCAGTGCCGCATCATCCAGGTGGAATATTGCCTGAAG GTTTGTGTGGATATTCCTGGGACATCCAAGCTGCTCCTCGAGCTGCCGCTTGTCATCGGAACGATCCCGCTGCATCCGTTCGGGAGCCGCACGTCCAGCGTCAGCAGCCAGTACAGCGTCAACCTGGACTGGCTGAGCAGCATCCCGGAGCAGCCGGAGG CTCCCCCTGAATACTCGGCGGTCGTGTCCGGCTCGGACGCcgagcagagcctggctccgcCGTGCCGCAGCGAACTCGGCAGCGTCCTGGAAGGTCCTTTCTTCGCCTATATCCAGGAGTTTCGCTTCCGACCACCTCCACTGTATtcagag GTTGATCCAAACCCCGCTTCGGATCACATCCGTCCGCGCTGCATGACCTGTTGA